The Deinococcus aerophilus genome has a segment encoding these proteins:
- a CDS encoding bactofilin family protein gives MTHRTRSFTRSSSLLIALTLGGTTSAIDWRSGDRVVVARSEVIQDDLYVAGDDVQIDGTVNGDLLVAGRTVTINGEVRGNLWAAGETLILGGKVSQTARLAGSLIRVQSGADIGRDLLAAGSELVVAPGAVIGRDVAVGSSQARLGGQITRNAYVGANGIEVGGVIGGNAKMAVGDTAVPTRTWAAPGSPGLRFTPGGRIAGDLTLQRSDSGQAALPAGVVGGQVTYAPVTGVNVQPRPSSFAAFLNTFLSTFVGVALAGLLLLWLARPRLPGLWNSLRSAPAASLGYGTLAVVGLPVLTVLGGLALGLLAGALMLLSLGGLGLPLALIGLPALLSSAALIAWLATLGAQGFVAYLLGTWATHLLRPRGTVAPVISVLVGALLLALVLQIPVLGALTSLAALLLSLGALWLTLRGPPRRPVTPQANVPQAT, from the coding sequence ATGACCCACCGAACCCGCTCCTTCACCCGTTCCAGCAGCCTGCTCATCGCCCTGACGCTCGGCGGCACGACCTCGGCCATCGACTGGCGGAGCGGCGACCGCGTTGTCGTGGCCCGGTCCGAGGTGATTCAGGACGATCTGTATGTTGCCGGCGACGACGTGCAGATCGACGGCACCGTCAACGGCGACCTGCTCGTGGCGGGCCGCACGGTGACCATCAACGGCGAGGTGCGCGGCAACCTCTGGGCGGCGGGCGAAACGCTGATTCTTGGGGGCAAGGTCTCCCAGACGGCCCGCTTGGCCGGTTCCCTGATCCGGGTCCAGAGCGGTGCAGACATCGGGCGCGATCTGCTGGCCGCCGGTTCAGAGCTCGTGGTGGCTCCTGGGGCCGTCATCGGGCGCGACGTGGCCGTGGGCAGTTCCCAGGCCCGACTGGGAGGACAGATCACCCGCAACGCCTATGTGGGGGCCAACGGCATCGAGGTCGGGGGCGTGATCGGCGGGAACGCGAAGATGGCCGTCGGGGACACCGCCGTTCCGACCCGAACCTGGGCGGCTCCGGGGAGTCCTGGCCTGCGGTTTACCCCGGGCGGGCGAATCGCAGGGGACCTGACCCTCCAGCGCTCGGACTCCGGTCAGGCGGCTCTGCCCGCCGGGGTGGTGGGCGGACAGGTCACGTACGCCCCGGTCACGGGCGTGAACGTTCAGCCCCGGCCCAGCTCCTTCGCCGCCTTCTTAAACACTTTCCTGAGTACCTTCGTCGGCGTCGCGCTGGCAGGCCTGCTGCTGCTGTGGCTGGCCCGCCCGAGGCTGCCCGGCCTCTGGAACAGCTTGCGAAGCGCGCCCGCCGCCAGCCTCGGCTACGGCACCCTGGCCGTCGTGGGCCTGCCCGTCCTAACCGTGCTGGGCGGACTTGCGCTCGGCCTGCTCGCGGGCGCGCTCATGCTGCTGAGCCTCGGGGGGCTCGGCCTGCCGCTGGCCCTTATCGGGCTGCCCGCGCTGCTGAGCAGCGCCGCATTGATCGCGTGGCTGGCGACGCTGGGCGCACAGGGGTTCGTGGCGTACCTGCTCGGCACCTGGGCCACGCATCTCCTGCGGCCTCGGGGAACCGTAGCCCCGGTGATCTCGGTGCTCGTCGGCGCGCTGCTGCTCGCCCTTGTCCTGCAGATTCCTGTGCTGGGGGCCCTGACGAGCCTGGCCGCGCTTCTGCTGAGCCTCGGAGCGCTGTGGCTGACCCTGCGCGGTCCACCCCGCCGCCCGGTGACGCCCCAAGCGAACGTTCCTCAGGCAACCTGA
- a CDS encoding S8 family serine peptidase → MRGPGWMVLIAGSLLLGACTSLPTPAEAPQTAPALMAQSAKSEPTSGASALLVDHARFTGTGAKWWAEGAKWWAEGAKWWAEGAKWWAEGAKWWAEGVFGPMPANSEILRAVRVDVAQTRAPRMGQGVVIAVLDSGVDAAHPMLRGALLPGRDFVDNDLDPAEEGTDADVAYGHGTAVAGLLRQVAPGAMILPLRVLGSDGSGKASSVADAIRFAVDQGVQVIHLSIAAPVASEGVRAALQLAASRGVLIVAACGNDGSNRPEAPANALDGKNPLGRSGVSVSAVQTDGRFPEWSTRGGEVLAPGVAVQSAYPGGRTVSASGSSFAGPLVTGALALALAEGQDAATLAARLSSGKLLDAAQLLQ, encoded by the coding sequence ATGCGCGGCCCAGGATGGATGGTGCTGATCGCCGGTTCCCTGCTGCTCGGTGCCTGCACTTCCCTGCCCACCCCCGCCGAGGCGCCGCAGACGGCCCCGGCCCTGATGGCGCAGTCGGCAAAGTCCGAACCGACGTCCGGCGCCTCGGCGCTGCTCGTCGACCACGCCCGGTTCACGGGCACGGGCGCCAAATGGTGGGCCGAGGGTGCCAAGTGGTGGGCGGAAGGCGCGAAATGGTGGGCCGAGGGCGCCAAGTGGTGGGCCGAAGGGGCAAAATGGTGGGCCGAGGGCGTCTTCGGGCCGATGCCGGCCAACTCGGAGATTCTGCGCGCCGTACGTGTGGATGTGGCCCAGACCCGCGCTCCACGGATGGGGCAGGGTGTGGTCATCGCGGTGCTCGATTCCGGGGTGGACGCCGCACACCCCATGCTGCGCGGGGCGCTGCTGCCCGGCCGCGACTTCGTGGACAACGACCTGGATCCCGCTGAGGAAGGCACCGACGCGGACGTCGCCTATGGCCACGGCACGGCGGTGGCTGGCCTGCTGCGTCAGGTGGCCCCGGGGGCCATGATTCTGCCGCTGCGGGTGCTGGGCTCCGACGGTTCGGGCAAGGCGAGCAGCGTCGCGGACGCCATCCGTTTTGCGGTTGACCAGGGCGTGCAGGTGATTCATCTCAGCATCGCTGCCCCGGTGGCGAGCGAGGGCGTGCGCGCGGCCCTGCAACTCGCCGCGTCCAGGGGGGTGCTGATCGTGGCGGCCTGTGGCAACGACGGAAGCAACCGTCCTGAGGCGCCGGCCAATGCGCTGGACGGCAAGAACCCGCTGGGGCGCTCCGGCGTGTCGGTCAGCGCCGTTCAGACCGACGGCCGTTTTCCAGAGTGGAGCACTCGGGGCGGAGAGGTCCTGGCTCCGGGCGTCGCCGTGCAGAGTGCGTACCCCGGGGGCCGGACGGTCTCGGCCAGCGGCTCCTCCTTCGCCGGACCGCTGGT